The following coding sequences are from one Spea bombifrons isolate aSpeBom1 chromosome 13, aSpeBom1.2.pri, whole genome shotgun sequence window:
- the FZD2 gene encoding frizzled-2, which translates to MEGATRVTPLLVLCHLLALCLLASAQLHGEKGISVPEHGFCQPISIPLCTDIAYNQTIMPNLLGHTNQEDAGLEVHQFYPLVKVQCSSELRFFLCSMYAPVCTVLEQAIPPCRSICERARHGCEALMNKFGFQWPERLRCENFPRQGTEQICVGQNHSEDGGPTLLTTSPPLHGTPGPAIYATLDHPFHCPRVLKVPSYLNYRFLGEKDCAAPCEPSKSDGFMFFSQEEIQFARVWILIWSVLCCASTFFTVTTYLVDMQRFRYPERPIIFLSGCYTMVSVAYIAGFVLQDKVVCNEAFTDDGYKTVVQGTKKEGCTILFMMLYFFSMASSIWWVILSLTWFLAAGMKWGHEAIEANSQYFHLAAWAVPAVKTITILAMGQIDGDLLSGVCFVGLNSIDPLRGFVLAPLFVYLFIGTSFLLAGFVSLFRIRTIMKHDGTKTEKLERLMVRIGVFSVLYTVPATIVIACYFYEQAFREHWERSWVSQNCKSLAIPCPLQYTPRMTPDFTVYMIKYLMTLIVGITSGFWIWSGKTLHSWRKFYTRLTNSKHGETTV; encoded by the coding sequence ATGGAGGGTGCCACCAGAGTCACCCCTCTTCTAGTCCTATGTCACCTTCTTGCTCTGTGCCTCCTGGCCTCAGCCCAGCTTCATGGTGAAAAGGGTATCTCGGTGCCCGAGCATGGCTTCTGCCAACCAATCTCCATTCCGCTCTGCACAGACATTGCCTACAATCAAACCATCATGCCCAATCTCTTGGGTCACACAAACCAAGAGGATGCTGGGCTTGAGGTCCACCAGTTCTACCCGCTTGTGAAGGTCCAGTGTTCTTCCGAGCTGCGATTCTTTCTCTGCTCCATGTATGCGCCAGTCTGTACAGTCCTGGAACAGGCCATCCCTCCGTGCAGGTCTATATGTGAGCGGGCGCGTCATGGATGTGAGGCCCTTATGAACAAGTTTGGCTTCCAGTGGCCAGAGAGACTGAGGTGTGAAAATTTTCCTCGCCAAGGCACAGAACAGATCTGTGTAGGGCAGAACCACTCAGAAGATGGTGGTCCCACACTTTTGACCACTAGTCCCCCCCTCCATGGAACACCAGGGCCAGCCATCTATGCGACACTCGATCACCCCTTCCATTGCCCTCGAGTGCTAAAGGTCCCCAGCTACCTCAACTATAGGTTTCTGGGAGAGAAGGACTGTGCAGCTCCATGTGAACCATCCAAGAGTGACGGGTTCATGTTTTTTAGCCAGGAGGAGATACAGTTTGCGCGAGTTTGGATCCTCATCTGGTCTGTGCTTTGCTGCGCCTCAACCTTCTTCACAGTGACTACCTACCTGGTGGACATGCAGAGGTTCCGGTATCCTGAGAGACCAATCATTTTCCTGTCTGGGTGCTACACCATGGTGTCAGTGGCCTACATTGCAGGTTTTGTGCTTCAGGACAAGGTTGTATGCAACGAGGCCTTCACTGATGATGGCTACAAAACCGTGGTGCAGGGAACCAAGAAGGAGGGATGTACTATTCTTTTCATGATGTTATACTTTTTTAGCATGGCTAGCTCCATCTGGTGGGTGATCCTCTCTTTGACCTGGTTCCTGGCAGCAGGGATGAAGTGGGGCCACGAGGCAATAGAAGCCAACTCCCAATATTTCCACCTTGCTGCTTGGGCAGTCCCAGCTGTGAAGACCATTACGATCCTGGCTATGGGGCAGATAGATGGAGACCTCCTAAGTGGAGTGTGTTTTGTGGGACTTAATAGCATCGATCCCCTGAGAGGATTTGTGCTAGCCCCTCTCTTTGTCTACCTCTTCATTGGAACCTCATTCCTCCTGGCTGGCTTCGTATCCCTATTCAGAATCAGAACAATCATGAAGCATGATGGTACTAAAACAGAAAAGTTGGAGAGGCTTATGGTGAGGATTGGCGTGTTTAGTGTCCTCTACACAGTTCCAGCCACAATTGTAATTGCATGCTACTTCTATGAACAGGCATTCAGGGAACATTGGGAACGTAGCTGGGTAAGCCAGAATTGCAAGAGCTTGGCTATCCCTTGCCCCCTTCAGTACACCCCAAGAATGACCCCTGACTTTACAGTCTACATGATTAAGTATCTGATGACCCTCATTGTTGGCATCACCTCTGGCTTCTGGATCTGGTCAGGCAAGACTCTACACTCATGGAGAAAGTTTTACACCAGACTGACCAACAGCAAACATGGGGAGACCACAGTTTGA